In the genome of Sorangium aterium, one region contains:
- the smc gene encoding chromosome segregation protein SMC, which yields MRIRKLEISGFKSFVDRTVVHFDTDVVGIVGPNGCGKSNIVDAIRWAIGEQSAKHLRGKSMSDVIFNGSETRAQHGMAEVTLTFDNSEPTAASQLPLEYRDYAEIAVTRRLFRDGTSEYLINKTQVRLKDVTDLFLGTGVGTKAYSIVEQGKIGLIVSARPEDRRMLIEEAAGITKYKARKKQAEQKMDQTRQNLLRVGDIVSEIQRNLASLKRQAAKAERYVNYRKELEDLVLHEASHKLLELTVLTQHESLGRAAHAEREQASRTALSAREAEIEVTRLEALACEERAERAQNEAFAADNQVRTHEAEIARARDRLRHLEERLVTAAKEQGELEKTVEELSAEKAQLEAQLAGVDEEEARESELALEQHERLEELRHGERTAEHEVAALRRRAAEATAAVAAAEASLAGFDRRMTEMSQRRAKLEDELGRLMYESEELERRRSSLTRNVAELAEGKRLSAEDRTRLDVEMKALREQAVSSDRAVEHAKNELGQRRNRLRALEELHARLEGVGAGVKNLLKTKDPALLGLVADRIEAPAELTAAFAGLLGDRLQCAVVSDAERGIALLADLSKNNRGRASVIAARPSFVAGATRRPPRGEGVLGPLVDRLVFAPEDEALARALVGDAVVVASAEVAARLAAEGAGCTLVTLDGTVLREDGVVSGGSGDAVAAGMIEQKREMRALHEFVATKSEEVTALLDAQQKLRLRITEVGTALERARSEAHEGELALVTAEKDLRRAEEQLAAAQKREGVVRSELEDLADNLDAGGSEQQAARDKLEAGRATREAAAAGLEHAEQVAAEWRERVLGQQSVVTERKVKLARVRERAAAARGTVERLTRSCNELRGRIARLDQERTESAVGAGKAAATIMIAREALVRAVAEAHAAQAALTEARRSLDEARQAHGVREADLRGLRQELSEVSERLRKHELALERLRVEHDHLIEGVRERFRGLELARVVGDYHKRPPADASHRARIQELTELLDRMGPVNLDAVREHAEAEERYTYYSGQKADLDKALDDLEKAIAQMNRESKRLFKTTYDGINARFKALFPKMFRGGQAELRLTNPDDMLETGIEILAQPPGKKLGNIELMSGGEKALTAVSLIFAIFQFKPSPFCILDEVDAPLDEANVARYNEAIRSMTSHSQFILITHIKRTMQSVDVLYGVTMQEPGVSKLVSVKINETAKRPEREAAPAAAVA from the coding sequence ATGCGCATTCGTAAGCTCGAGATCAGCGGGTTCAAATCGTTCGTCGACCGGACGGTGGTCCATTTCGACACGGACGTGGTGGGCATCGTCGGTCCCAACGGCTGCGGCAAGTCGAACATCGTCGACGCCATCCGGTGGGCGATCGGGGAGCAGAGCGCCAAGCACCTGCGCGGCAAGTCGATGTCGGACGTCATCTTCAACGGCTCCGAGACCCGCGCCCAGCACGGGATGGCCGAGGTGACGCTCACCTTCGACAACAGCGAGCCGACGGCGGCGTCGCAGCTGCCGCTCGAGTACCGGGACTACGCGGAGATCGCGGTGACGCGGCGGCTCTTCCGCGACGGGACGAGCGAGTACCTCATCAACAAGACCCAGGTCCGCCTCAAGGACGTGACCGACCTCTTCCTCGGCACCGGCGTCGGCACGAAGGCCTACTCCATCGTCGAGCAGGGCAAGATCGGGCTCATCGTCTCGGCGCGCCCCGAGGACCGGCGGATGCTCATCGAGGAGGCCGCCGGCATCACGAAATACAAGGCCAGGAAGAAGCAGGCCGAGCAGAAGATGGACCAGACGCGGCAGAACCTGCTCCGCGTGGGGGACATCGTCTCCGAGATCCAGCGGAACCTCGCGTCCTTGAAGCGCCAGGCGGCCAAGGCCGAGCGGTACGTCAACTACCGCAAGGAGCTGGAGGACCTCGTGCTCCACGAGGCGTCGCACAAGCTCCTGGAGCTCACGGTGCTCACGCAGCACGAGTCGCTCGGCAGGGCCGCGCACGCGGAGCGCGAGCAGGCGTCGCGCACGGCGCTCTCGGCGCGCGAGGCCGAGATCGAGGTCACCCGGCTCGAGGCCCTCGCCTGCGAGGAGCGGGCCGAGCGCGCGCAGAACGAGGCGTTCGCGGCCGACAACCAGGTGCGCACCCACGAGGCGGAGATCGCGCGGGCGCGCGACCGCCTGCGGCACCTCGAGGAGCGGCTCGTCACCGCGGCCAAGGAGCAGGGAGAGCTCGAGAAGACGGTCGAAGAGCTCAGCGCAGAGAAGGCGCAGCTCGAGGCGCAGCTCGCCGGCGTCGACGAGGAAGAGGCGCGGGAGAGCGAGCTCGCGCTCGAGCAGCACGAGCGGCTCGAGGAGCTGCGCCACGGCGAGCGCACCGCCGAGCACGAGGTCGCCGCCCTGCGCCGGCGGGCCGCCGAGGCCACCGCGGCGGTCGCGGCCGCCGAGGCGTCGCTCGCCGGCTTCGATCGGCGCATGACGGAGATGAGCCAGCGGCGGGCGAAGCTCGAGGACGAGCTCGGGCGGCTGATGTACGAGTCGGAGGAGCTCGAGCGGCGGCGCTCGTCGCTGACGCGCAACGTGGCGGAGCTCGCCGAGGGGAAGCGGCTCTCGGCGGAAGACCGGACTCGGCTCGACGTCGAGATGAAGGCGCTGCGCGAGCAGGCGGTCTCGAGCGATCGTGCCGTGGAGCACGCCAAGAACGAGCTCGGGCAGCGGCGCAACCGGCTCCGCGCGCTCGAGGAGCTGCACGCGCGGCTGGAGGGCGTCGGCGCCGGGGTGAAGAACCTCCTCAAGACCAAGGACCCGGCGCTGCTCGGGCTCGTGGCCGACCGGATCGAGGCGCCGGCCGAGCTGACCGCGGCCTTCGCGGGGCTGCTCGGGGACCGGCTGCAGTGCGCGGTCGTGAGCGACGCCGAGCGCGGGATCGCGCTGCTCGCGGATCTGTCGAAGAACAACCGCGGGCGGGCGAGCGTGATCGCGGCGCGGCCCTCGTTCGTGGCCGGCGCGACGCGGCGGCCGCCTCGCGGGGAGGGCGTGCTCGGGCCGCTCGTCGACCGGCTCGTCTTCGCGCCCGAGGACGAGGCGCTGGCGCGCGCGCTCGTGGGGGACGCGGTGGTCGTCGCCTCCGCCGAGGTCGCGGCGCGGCTCGCGGCGGAGGGCGCGGGGTGCACGCTCGTGACGCTCGACGGCACCGTCCTCCGCGAGGACGGCGTGGTGAGCGGCGGCTCGGGCGACGCGGTCGCGGCCGGCATGATCGAGCAGAAGCGGGAGATGCGCGCGCTGCACGAGTTCGTCGCGACCAAGTCGGAGGAGGTGACGGCGCTGCTCGACGCGCAGCAGAAGCTCCGCCTGCGCATCACCGAGGTGGGGACGGCGCTGGAGCGGGCGCGGAGCGAGGCGCACGAGGGAGAGCTCGCCCTCGTGACGGCCGAGAAGGATCTCCGCCGCGCCGAGGAGCAGCTCGCCGCGGCGCAGAAGCGCGAGGGCGTGGTGCGCTCCGAGCTCGAGGACCTCGCCGACAACCTCGACGCCGGCGGGAGCGAGCAGCAAGCGGCCCGCGACAAGCTCGAGGCGGGGCGAGCGACGCGCGAGGCGGCGGCGGCCGGCCTCGAGCACGCCGAGCAGGTCGCGGCCGAGTGGCGCGAGCGGGTGCTCGGGCAGCAGTCGGTCGTGACCGAGCGCAAGGTGAAGCTCGCGCGCGTGCGCGAGCGCGCCGCGGCGGCGCGGGGCACGGTCGAGCGGCTCACGCGGTCGTGCAACGAGCTCCGGGGCCGGATCGCCCGGCTCGACCAGGAGCGGACGGAGAGCGCCGTGGGCGCGGGGAAGGCCGCGGCGACGATCATGATCGCGCGGGAGGCGCTGGTCCGCGCCGTCGCGGAGGCGCACGCGGCGCAGGCCGCGCTGACCGAGGCGCGGCGCTCGCTGGACGAGGCGCGGCAGGCGCACGGGGTGCGCGAGGCCGACCTGCGCGGGCTGCGGCAGGAGCTGTCCGAGGTGTCGGAGCGGCTCCGCAAGCACGAGCTCGCGCTGGAGCGGCTGCGGGTCGAGCACGACCACCTCATCGAGGGGGTGCGCGAGCGCTTCCGCGGGCTGGAGCTCGCCCGCGTGGTCGGCGACTACCACAAGCGGCCGCCCGCCGACGCCTCGCACCGCGCGCGCATCCAGGAGCTGACGGAGCTGCTCGACCGCATGGGCCCCGTCAACCTCGACGCCGTGCGCGAGCACGCCGAGGCCGAGGAGCGGTACACGTACTACTCGGGCCAGAAGGCCGATCTCGATAAGGCCCTCGACGACCTCGAGAAGGCGATCGCCCAGATGAACCGCGAGTCGAAGCGGCTCTTCAAGACGACGTACGACGGCATCAACGCGCGCTTCAAGGCGCTGTTCCCCAAGATGTTCCGCGGAGGGCAGGCGGAGCTCAGGCTGACGAACCCCGACGACATGCTGGAGACGGGGATCGAGATCCTGGCGCAGCCGCCGGGCAAGAAGCTCGGGAACATCGAGCTCATGAGCGGCGGCGAGAAGGCGCTCACCGCGGTGTCGCTCATCTTCGCGATCTTCCAGTTCAAGCCGTCGCCGTTCTGCATCCTCGACGAGGTCGACGCGCCGCTCGATGAGGCGAACGTGGCCCGCTACAACGAGGCGATCCGGAGCATGACGAGCCACTCGCAGTTCATCCTCATCACGCACATCAAGCGCACGATGCAGTCGGTCGACGTGCTCTACGGCGTGACGATGCAGGAGCCCGGCGTCTCGAAGCTCGTCAGCGTGAAGATCAACGAGACGGCGAAGCGCCCGGAGCGCGAGGCGGCGCCGGCGGCGGCGGTGGCGTGA
- a CDS encoding FmdB family zinc ribbon protein, whose protein sequence is MPTYEYACTSCAHEWEAEQSIKEAPLSECPSCHNATARRQISRGTGFILKGSGWYSDLYASGSNKPPAKSDGGSGSSSGSEGASSDSGSSSASSASGGTKSDSSASSASSAAA, encoded by the coding sequence ATGCCGACTTACGAGTACGCCTGCACATCTTGCGCGCATGAATGGGAGGCCGAGCAGTCCATCAAGGAGGCGCCGCTCTCGGAGTGCCCGTCGTGTCACAACGCGACAGCCCGGCGGCAGATCTCGCGAGGCACGGGCTTCATCCTCAAGGGCAGCGGCTGGTACTCCGACCTCTATGCGTCGGGCTCGAACAAGCCGCCCGCGAAGTCGGACGGCGGGTCGGGCAGCTCGTCAGGGTCGGAAGGGGCGAGCTCGGACTCGGGGTCGAGCAGCGCCTCGTCGGCGAGCGGCGGCACCAAGAGCGACTCCAGCGCGTCGTCCGCCTCCTCCGCGGCGGCCTGA
- a CDS encoding ATP-binding protein: MGCAEPAAILLLRGCAAASERFEALIRRHVPDVGVTSDPAHALERCLGEAPPVLAVDWSEPASAAALCSRVRAQPGGDAVFVLAITERDADIDGILAAGASDFLLAGGDGAGPRARLSVVRERAARDAVSRRALAQTQVRLVGAGRMASVGTLAAGVAHEINNPLAFVITNVDAAIRRIGSLDRRNSAARGGPWARSHGDGRASSSELSDVLSLLEDAREGAERVRIIVRDLHSFSRAEEDRRGPVDPRRVLDSCIHMAMNEIRHRARVVRSFQEVPPVQANEPRLAQVFLNLIVNAAQAIPEGLAEQNEIELSTRCDAEGAVVVEVRDTGAGIAPESLGRIFEPFYTSKEAGEGLGLGLAICHSIVTALGGRIEVDSRPGNGSTFRLVLPAAAASEAHASAAPGSGASRWPRESGSLDALAPEAAPRQRVLIIDDEPLLTRAIAGTLEPRHETTATASARDALRRIRAGERYDAILCDLMMPDMTGMDFYTSLAEHAPEQQRRVVFLTGGAFTERSKAFLQQIDARLLLKPFDAATLLSLIDEVVAAR, encoded by the coding sequence ATGGGCTGCGCGGAGCCGGCCGCCATCCTGCTCCTCCGCGGGTGCGCCGCGGCGAGCGAGCGATTCGAAGCGCTGATCCGACGCCATGTGCCGGACGTCGGCGTCACCTCCGATCCCGCGCACGCCCTGGAGCGGTGCCTGGGCGAGGCGCCACCGGTGCTCGCCGTCGATTGGAGCGAGCCCGCCAGCGCCGCCGCGCTCTGCAGCCGCGTGCGGGCGCAGCCCGGCGGCGATGCGGTGTTCGTCCTCGCGATCACCGAGCGCGACGCGGACATCGACGGCATCCTCGCGGCCGGCGCGAGCGATTTCCTGCTCGCGGGCGGCGACGGCGCGGGCCCCCGGGCGCGGCTCTCCGTCGTCCGCGAGCGCGCCGCGCGCGACGCCGTCTCGCGCCGGGCGCTCGCGCAGACGCAGGTCCGCCTCGTCGGCGCCGGTCGCATGGCGAGCGTCGGCACGCTGGCCGCCGGCGTCGCCCACGAGATCAACAACCCCCTCGCCTTCGTCATCACGAACGTCGACGCGGCCATCCGGCGCATCGGCTCGCTCGATCGGCGGAATAGCGCTGCGCGCGGCGGCCCCTGGGCTCGCTCTCACGGCGACGGCCGCGCGTCATCGAGCGAGCTCTCCGACGTGCTGAGCCTGCTGGAGGACGCGCGCGAGGGCGCCGAGCGGGTGCGGATCATCGTGCGCGATCTCCACAGCTTCTCGCGCGCCGAGGAGGACCGCCGCGGGCCGGTCGACCCCCGGCGGGTGCTCGACTCCTGCATCCACATGGCGATGAACGAGATCCGACACCGCGCCCGCGTCGTCCGGAGCTTCCAGGAGGTGCCGCCCGTCCAGGCGAACGAGCCGCGGCTCGCGCAGGTCTTCCTGAACCTCATCGTGAACGCCGCGCAGGCCATCCCCGAGGGGCTCGCCGAGCAGAACGAGATCGAGCTCTCGACGCGCTGTGACGCCGAGGGGGCGGTCGTCGTCGAGGTGCGCGACACGGGCGCCGGGATCGCGCCCGAGTCGCTCGGGCGGATCTTCGAGCCGTTCTACACGAGCAAAGAAGCTGGCGAAGGGCTCGGGTTGGGGCTCGCGATCTGCCACTCCATCGTCACGGCGCTGGGGGGTCGGATCGAGGTGGACAGCCGCCCCGGCAACGGGAGCACGTTCCGCCTCGTCCTCCCCGCCGCCGCGGCCAGCGAGGCGCACGCCTCTGCGGCGCCCGGCTCCGGCGCGTCGAGGTGGCCGCGCGAGAGCGGCAGCCTCGACGCGCTCGCGCCGGAGGCGGCGCCGCGACAACGGGTCCTCATCATCGATGATGAGCCGCTGCTCACGCGGGCCATCGCGGGGACGCTCGAGCCACGGCACGAGACGACCGCGACCGCGAGCGCGCGCGACGCGCTCCGCCGGATCCGCGCCGGAGAGCGGTACGACGCCATCCTGTGCGACCTCATGATGCCCGACATGACGGGAATGGACTTTTACACCTCACTTGCCGAGCACGCGCCCGAGCAGCAGCGCCGTGTCGTGTTCCTGACCGGCGGCGCCTTCACGGAGCGCAGCAAGGCGTTCCTGCAGCAGATCGACGCCCGGCTGCTCCTGAAGCCGTTCGACGCGGCGACGCTGCTCTCACTGATCGACGAGGTCGTCGCCGCCCGCTGA
- a CDS encoding bifunctional chorismate mutase/prephenate dehydratase — MDERKRLEELRRQLTELDQEILRSIERRARIAHELAKLRTGTARFAPTADAAHVQALERAVTPPFPQRAVRPIFVAIDAASRAFEVAPRVAYLGAEGDYGWTAAHDHFGIGGEFVRADSPLAAIEEVARSRADFAVVPYESLKEGPIFPTIQAIGGADLKVVGERQLVQALDLVNRTGSLADVERVYSSPQDHVACVNYLELQHPRALVLDVRGPQAAWDLAAENEGSAAIVPRGFAGGGQELRVARENVGDEGELRIRYAVLSRLPSPRSGHDATAVLFSVHDRPGALHDILQHFKERSCNLRRVNSRPVPGEGWDYVFYVEVSGHTTDRALVAALEGVKRETKMLKIIGSFPLERPDPPHERA; from the coding sequence ATGGATGAGAGAAAGCGACTTGAGGAGCTCCGCCGGCAGCTCACGGAGCTGGATCAAGAAATCCTTCGCAGCATCGAGCGGCGGGCCCGCATCGCGCACGAGCTCGCCAAGCTGAGGACGGGCACGGCCCGGTTCGCCCCAACGGCCGACGCCGCCCACGTGCAGGCGCTCGAGCGCGCCGTGACGCCCCCGTTCCCGCAGCGCGCGGTGCGGCCGATCTTCGTGGCCATCGACGCGGCCTCGCGCGCGTTCGAGGTCGCGCCGCGGGTGGCGTACCTGGGGGCCGAGGGCGACTATGGCTGGACCGCGGCGCACGATCACTTCGGGATCGGCGGCGAGTTCGTCCGCGCCGACAGCCCCCTCGCCGCCATCGAGGAGGTCGCGCGCTCGCGCGCAGACTTCGCGGTGGTCCCGTACGAATCGCTCAAGGAAGGGCCGATCTTCCCGACGATCCAGGCGATCGGCGGCGCCGATCTCAAGGTGGTCGGCGAGCGCCAGCTGGTGCAGGCGCTCGACCTCGTGAACCGGACGGGCAGCCTCGCCGACGTCGAGCGGGTGTACTCCTCGCCCCAGGACCACGTGGCCTGCGTGAACTACCTCGAGCTCCAGCACCCGCGCGCGCTGGTGCTCGACGTGCGGGGCCCGCAGGCCGCCTGGGATCTCGCGGCGGAGAACGAGGGCAGCGCCGCCATCGTCCCCCGCGGCTTCGCGGGCGGCGGGCAGGAGCTCAGGGTCGCGCGCGAGAACGTCGGCGACGAGGGGGAGCTCCGGATCCGCTACGCGGTGCTGTCCCGGCTCCCCTCGCCGCGCTCGGGCCACGACGCCACGGCGGTCCTCTTCAGCGTCCACGACCGGCCCGGCGCGCTCCACGACATCCTCCAGCACTTCAAGGAGCGCAGCTGCAACCTCCGGCGGGTCAACTCCCGCCCCGTCCCCGGCGAGGGCTGGGACTACGTGTTCTATGTAGAGGTCAGCGGACACACGACCGATCGGGCGCTCGTCGCGGCGCTCGAGGGCGTGAAGCGCGAGACGAAGATGCTGAAGATCATCGGCTCCTTCCCGCTGGAGCGCCCCGACCCGCCGCACGAGCGAGCTTGA